The Pseudophryne corroboree isolate aPseCor3 chromosome 2, aPseCor3.hap2, whole genome shotgun sequence genome has a segment encoding these proteins:
- the POU3F1 gene encoding POU domain, class 3, transcription factor 1 codes for MAATAQYLPRNNTLPSSPLMHPDSDRMHQGTTYREVQKMMHQEYLQGLATNAGHPMSLTHHQWLPNPTSDWGSGTHLSGQAEHSKGGVQSSREELSSSFHHHRSHLVHQQSAGSHAWAQSGGHHLSPMSPSSNSHQPLLYSQSSYTNLNGMLGPQASSLHHSMRDPLHEEPGVLDTHVESPPQHLSHHQDHSDEDAPSSDDLEQFAKQFKQRRIKLGFTQADVGLALGTLYGNVFSQTTICRFEALQLSFKNMCKLKPLLNKWLEETDSTTGSPTNLDKIAAQGRKRKKRTSIEVGVKGALENHFLKCPKPSAHEITSLADSLQLEKEVVRVWFCNRRQKEKRMTPAGVPHPPMEDVYSQSETPPLHHTLQTSVQ; via the coding sequence ATGGCTGCAACTGCTCAGTACCTGCCCAGGAATAACACGCTGCCTTCCAGCCCCCTGATGCATCCGGACTCCGACAGGATGCACCAGGGCACCACCTACAGAGAGGTGCAGAAGATGATGCACCAGGAGTACCTGCAGGGCTTGGCCACTAACGCCGGCCACCCCATGAGTCTCACCCACCACCAGTGGCTGCCCAACCCCACCAGCGACTGGGGCAGCGGCACTCACCTGAGCGGGCAAGCGGAGCACAGCAAGGGCGGCGTGCAGAGCAGCAGAGAGGAGCTGAGCAGCAGCTTCCACCACCACAGGTCTCACCTGGTGCACCAGCAGTCGGCCGGCAGCCATGCATGGGCACAGAGCGGCGGCCACCACCTGTCCCCCATGTCCCCCAGCTCCAACAGCCACCAGCCGCTTCTCTACTCGCAGTCCTCCTACACCAACCTGAATGGCATGCTGGGGCCCCAGGCgtcctccctgcaccacagcatgCGGGACCCCCTGCACGAAGAGCCGGGAGTCCTGGACACTCACGTCGAGTCCCCTCCCCAACACCTCAGCCACCATCAGGACCACTCGGACGAGGATGCCCCCAGCTCCGATGACCTGGAGCAGTTCGCCAAGCAGTTCAAGCAGCGGCGGATCAAGCTAGGCTTCACCCAGGCGGACGTGGGCTTGGCCCTGGGCACCCTGTATGGCAACGTCTTCTCCCAGACCACCATCTGCAGGTTTGAGGCGCTTCAGCTCAGCTTCAAGAACATGTGCAAGCTCAAGCCCCTGCTGAACAAGTGGCTGGAGGAGACCGACTCCACCACGGGCAGCCCCACCAACCTGGACAAGATCGCAGCCCAGGGCAGGAAAAGGAAGAAGAGGACCTCCATAGAAGTTGGGGTGAAGGGGGCACTGGAGAACCATTTCCTAAAGTGCCCTAAGCCCTCAGCCCATGAGATCACCAGCCTGGCAGACAGTCTCCAGTTGGAGAAGGAGGTGGTGAGAGTTTGGTTTTGCAACAGAAGGCAGAAAGAGAAAAGGATGACCCCAGCAGGGGTCCCTCACCCCCCCATGGAGGATGTGTATTCACAGTCAGAGACCCCTCCACTCCACCACACACTGCAGACCTCGGTACAATGA